One genomic segment of Garra rufa chromosome 13, GarRuf1.0, whole genome shotgun sequence includes these proteins:
- the LOC141283278 gene encoding uncharacterized protein: protein MKDMGRCGNVAFCAMVLFYCSFMTGDNLSMSSAAQVSSSHHTSVRRRDGVADVNVTLTLGSDQTQSSTNITNSTEPTPHTDTTTTGMLVNISSPAENISFSENITDSRNGSDVSPVNNETAVTTVKPTTLPPSTTHEPTSGVHISTLHPTSTAAGTSRAPDTSSPESTSARSRRRSTPPASSTTTQTTQMTASSSPVQAKAHADTPSALNVGDDDNSQATTDPLLAGLVSAFVVVAAIVSVLIFLKFRNTNGSPEFRRLQDLPMDDMLEDAPLSMYSY, encoded by the exons ATGAAGGATATGGGCAGATGTGGAAATGTTGCGTTTTGTGCCATGGTGCTCTTCTACTGTTCTTTCATGACAG GTGATAATCTGAGCATGTCGTCTGCGGCTCAGGTGTCCTCATCACATCACACCTCTGTGAGGAGAAGAGACGGCGTCGCTGATGTCAACGTGACCTTGACCCTCGGCAGTGATCAGACACAGTCCTCTACTAACATCACCAACAGCACTGAGCCCACGCCACACACAGACACCACAACAACAG gGATGTTGGTGAACATCTCCTCCCCGGCGGAGAACATCAGTTTCTCTGAGAACATCACAGACAGTCGAAATGGCTCTGATGTGTCACCTGTGAATAATGAGACAGCAGTTACCACAGTAAAACCAACTACACTCCCGCCATCAACGACCCACGAGCCCACGAGCGGCGTCCACATCAGCACGCTCCACCCGACATCCACCGCCGCAGGAACCAGCAGAGCTCCAGACACGAGCAGCCCGGAATCAACGAGCGCACGGAGCAGACGGAGATCCACACCGCCGGCGTCTTCAACCACAACGCAGACCACACAGATGACAGCCAGCAGCAGCCCCGTCCAGGCCAAAGCCCACGCCGACACACCCTCAGCTCTGAACGTTGGAGATGATG ACAATAGCCAAGCAACCACTGACCCGCTCTTGGCTGGACTGGTGTCAGCGTTCGTCGTTGTCGCTGCCATCGTGTCGGTCCTCATATTCCTCAAATTTAGAAACACAAATGGCAGCCCAGAGTTTCGCAGGCTTCAGGATCTCCCCATG gatgATATGCTGGAGGACGCGCCGCTCTCCATGTACAGCTACTGA